A genome region from Bemisia tabaci chromosome 3, PGI_BMITA_v3 includes the following:
- the Sec6 gene encoding exocyst complex component 3, with translation MCLKDQEKEARSLAVKYAVNILQRPGQLEKVSQYKKRTYLKKLSNEAVLKTAMQSQLDGVIVGMNQLDAALRNLVDVRENLQGIEELLRPLPALGPKLQDVKEKNMRHSQYVTAIENLKHLFTVPESVQKAKQWINEGKFLHAHQSLMDLENSRDDLLFELYKLPNQAPADQVLLKAYFEDVEDVSQSLGKQLKLVLSRTLNTVRKEPTVIVTALRIIEREEKADAFCLQRQKQSGFLPPGRPKAWKEMAMEVFEKSVATRIEGTQVDERSSNKMWLVMYLEFTRQLILEDLRVVKTLCGPCFPPWYNIIDKFVFMYHNCLSKHLEEIIAQGLKGNEYVSILSWTINTYPGSELMRHPELNIDTSTMGPLLRPAIIEQLQCSYLEYMENNYVEWMQKTLETEKQDWSAGGTQETGADGAFYTAAPVIVFQMIDQNLQVTNTISPELTHRALILSMEQVIKYGNMYRGAIIEFKKKHFEDRSQMPYFTNLMITIVNNCLQFVELAEQMASHYWRKDTHNSQAKMKHDALVKTFQDLRCEAAQFLLEEAFLDLESHFQDLITQKWVSSSIPIDTICVTLEDYFQDYSHLHPKNLEYVVQIAEDLVVQKYITAMLQRKITFKTYEERKAAALKMAKEVEQLQFFTHISPNKSKRTESPLNAIIALSEVLKSEDPEILSLDLLTLLNKYPDITEDHLARLLSLRGDLSRSDIREKISYALKQRNITEISLKRSIFHQVRL, from the exons ATGTGTCTTAAAGATCAAGAGAAAGAAGCCCGCAGCTTGGCAGTGAAGTATGCCGTAAATATTTTGCAAAGACCAGGCCAGCTGGAAAAA GTAAGTCAATATAAGAAGAGAACGTATTTGAAAAAGCTTTCCAATGAAGCAGTTTTGAAGACTGCTATGCAGAGTCAACTTGATGGTGTCATCGTTGGGATGAATCAACTTGATGCTGCTCTAAGAAATCTTGTTGATGTCAGagaaaa TTTGCAAGGCATTGAAGAATTGTTACGTCCACTCCCAGCTCTAGGCCCCAAATTACAAGATGTCAAGGAAAAAAACATGAGGCATTCTCAGTATGTCACAgccattgaaaatttgaaacatttattCACTGTTCCAGAAAGTGTTCAGAAAGCCAAACAATGGATAAATGAAGGCAAATTTTTACATGCCCATCAG agTTTAATGGATTTGGAAAATTCAAGAGATGACCTCTTGTTTGAACTCTACAAATTACCCAATCAAGCTCCTGCTGATCAAGTTCTGCTGAAAGCATATTTTGAAGATGTTGAGGATGTGTCACAGTCTCTCGGAAAACAACTGAAATTAGTTCTCAGCAGAACACTCAATACTGTGAGGAAGGAACCAACTGTGATCGTTACTGCACTCAGAATAATCGAAAGGGAAGAGAAAGCAGACGCTTTTTGCCTTCAG CGACAAAAACAAAGTGGTTTTCTGCCGCCGGGAAGACCAAAGGCTTGGAAAGAAATGGCAATGGAAGTCTTTGAAAAATCTGTCGCCACACGAATTGAAGGGACGCAAGTTGATGAAAGATCTAGCAATAAAATGTGGCTTGTTATGTATTTAGAA TTCACAAGACAACTTATACTGGAAGACTTGCGTGTCGTCAAAACTTTATGTGGACCTTGTTTTCCTCCATGGTATAACATTATCGACAAGTTCGTGTTTATGTATCATAATTGCCTTTCAAAACAT TTGGAAGAAATTATTGCTCAAGGTCTCAAGGGGAATGAATATGTCTCAATTCtttcatggacaataaatacaTATCCGGGCAGTGAACTTATGCGACATCCAGAACTTAACATTGATACCTCTACTATGGGTCCTCTCCTGCGACCAGCGATCATTGAACAGTTGCAATGCTCATATCTAGAG TATATGGAAAATAACTATGTCGAATGGATGCAGAAAACTCTAGAGACAGAGAAGCAAGATTGGAGTGCTGGAGGAACTCAAGAAACTGGTGCTGATGGAGCATTTTATACTGCTGCTCCTGTGATAGTTTTCCAAATGATAGATCAAAATTTACAAGTAACAAACACTATCAG CCCAGAATTGACCCATCGAGCTTTAATTTTAAGCATGGAACAAGTTATCAAATATGGCAATATGTACCGAGGTGCAATTATagaattcaagaaaaaacattttgaagatCGAAGTCAG ATGCCGTATTTTACAAACTTAATGATCACCATTGTGAACAATTGCTTACAATTCGTTGAGTTGGCGGAGCAAATGGCCAGTCATTACTGGAGGAAAGATACACATAACAGTCAagcaaaaatgaaacatgatgCACTAGTCAAAACATTCCAG GATTTACGATGTGAAGCCGCTCAATTTTTGTTGGAAGAGGCATTCCTGGATTTAGAGTCTCATTTCCAAGACTTAATCACGCAAAAGTGGGTCAGCAGTTCTATTCCAATTGACACTATTTGCGTCACTCTAGAAGATTATTTCCAG gacTACAGTCATctacatccgaaaaacttggAGTATGTTGTACAGATAGCTGAAGATCTAGTTGTTCAAAAGTACATTACTGCCATGttgcaaagaaaaatcacttttaaaacttaTGAAGAGCGCAAAGCAGCAGCTCTGAAAATGGCCAAAGAAGTTGAGCAGCTTCAATTTTTCACCCACATTTCACCAAATAAGTCCAAACGAACTGAATCGCCATTGAATGCTATCATCGCTTTATCAGAGGTATTGAAAAGTGAAGATCCTGAAATTCTCTCTCTAGATCTTTTAACCTTACTGAATAAGTATCCAGATATCACAGAAGACCATCTGGCAAGATTATTGAGCTTAAGAGGTGATTTATCAAGGTCTGatattagagaaaaaataagttatGCCCTCAAGCAGAGGAATATTACCGAGATCTCTTTGAAACGCAGCATTTTCCATCAAGTAAGGTTATAA
- the LOC109030628 gene encoding uncharacterized protein: protein MNGTLRNHKRNTNQKSRKLKVEGTDEIDKNGEATMTPQSLEPLKLSKKILSDEQSKEAKETCIFAYVENMKQDIIKQNEDNLEMTKAVLEKGHPDTAIDTKENEKYEELDSSTLKNEVIEVEEKKPSFQDQIFLAASNRLKKQLSKENILPLNGNSFKLKERKEIQDIGQTNLETDLEDQHYSTAKTLRMGRMKQEETYEFSQVEGMNVLDNQNTDILLKDCSSSETEQESDDFIADTAIEAILEDLRNLNKDTPKKADESKQVLIHESKYESRFKYKEKHYISKLDQQSTDNLTIKPMSLQLSRPKRALPVITTQPPLRSMQGALIMQPLPTTDLEIVDDVDAKICCSNQVKTDHNEDYSDLIIVQYKSSCIVDCLCCFVSSLI from the exons atgaatgggacaTTGAGGAACCACAAGAGGAATACAAATCAGAAATCGAGAAAACTAAAGGTGGAAGGAACAGATGAAATTGATAAGAATGGGGAAGCAACGATGACACCTCAGTCACTGGAACCGTTGAAGTTATCAAAAAAG ATTTTGTCAGATGAGCAATCTAAAGAGGCAAAGGAGACATGTATTTTTGCATACGTAGAGAATATGAAGCAGGATATAATCAAACAAAATGAGGACAATTTGGAAATGACAAAAGCTGTGTTGGAAAAGGGTCATCCTGACACTGCTATTGATAccaaggaaaatgaaaaatatgaagagcTAGACtcatcaactttgaaaaatgaggtgatagaagtagaagaaaaaaaaccatccTTTCAAGATCAAATTTTCTTAGCAGCTAGCAATCGATTAAAAAAACAgttatcaaaagaaaatattcttccTCTTAATGGTAATAGTTTTAaactgaaagaaagaaaggaaattcaAGATATCGGCCAAACCAACCTCGAAACTGACTTGGAGGATCAACATTACAGCACAGCAAAGACTTTGCGAATGGGCAGAATGAAGCAGGAGGAGACATATGAATTTAGCCAAGTTGAAGGAATGAATGTCCTTGACAATCAAAATACTGACATTTTGTTGAAGGATTGCAGTTCTTCAGAAACAGAGCAAGAGAGTGATGACTTTATAGCTGACACAGCTATTGAAGCAATACTTGAAGATTTGAGAAATCTAAACAAGGACACGCCTAAGAAAGCAGATGAGTCAAAGCAAGTTTTGATTCATGAATCCAAATACGAGTCGAGGTTTAAATACAAGGAGAAGCACTACATTTCGAAATTGGATCAACAGTCAACAGATAACTTAACCATTAAACCAATGTCTCTACAACTAAGCAGACCAAAGCGAGCTTTACCGGTAATAACAACTCAACCCCCTCTGCGGAGCATGCAAGGTGCACTGATCATGCAGCCTCTACCCACAACAGACTTGGAAATCGTCGATGATGTTGATGCAAAAATTTGCTGTAGTAATCAAGTGAAAACAGATCATAATGAAGATTACTCCGATCTTATTATCGTTCAGTATAAAAGTAGCTGCATTGTAGATTGCCTTTGTTGTTTCGTGTCGTCATTAATTTGA
- the Lamtor1 gene encoding ragulator complex protein LAMTOR1, whose product MENLCKYLSCCFSCGEDSSSQAIDSNERTHLLVDPVINNTSIQRVHSDDYLPCDSSLPKKTDEQSALNRILQETATNVIDVAALGSHNLEQHEYLERTNYYTAKLSTLAKWSFLKNPPSLLVDIPVPEKVLSASPISSLDLDLMNIAVEKAVNALLDLKLEPGEDLVVPFRIP is encoded by the exons ATGGAAAACTTATGTAAATATTTGAGCTGCTGCTTCTCGTGCGGAGAGGACTCATCTTCTCAG GCCATTGACTCCAATGAGAGGACGCACTTACTTGTTGATCCTGTGATAAATAACACCTCAATTCAGAGAGTTCACAG TGATGACTACTTACCATGTGATAGTTCGTTACCTAAAAAAACAGACGAACAATCAGCTCTGAACAGGATACTTCAGGAGACCGCAAC aaatgtaATAGATGTCGCAGCTTTAGGTTCTCACAACTTGGAGCAGCATGAATACTTGGAACGCACAAATTATTACACAGCAAAACTTTCAACTCTTGCAAAATGgtctttcctgaaaaatcccccGAGTCTTCTAGTCGACATTCCAGTTCCTGAAAAGGTTTTATCTGCATCCCCCATTTCATCATTAGATCTTGATTTG ATGAATATAGCGGTTGAAAAGGCTGTCAATGCCCTTCTAGATCTGAAACTTGAACCTGGAGAAGACCTGGTGGTTCCGTTTAGAATACCTTGA